A region from the Hylaeus volcanicus isolate JK05 chromosome 6, UHH_iyHylVolc1.0_haploid, whole genome shotgun sequence genome encodes:
- the LOC128878349 gene encoding class E basic helix-loop-helix protein 23 yields the protein MRSYDGESSSTEDDDRREGLPEAHLQQGSWQRSASHPTWAWEHRATHPLPPQSAASLESMYSVPGASHPSVSAPPAGYSSELPQSAPGRRTPLGAVGLGGFYFQQQPQPHASSSALSDENRPGHERPSASRLNCPPKSKSTRQGKSMRLNINARERRRMHDLNDALDELRSVIPYAHSPSVRKLSKIATLLLAKNYILMQGNALEELRRVIAVLQSPHAHTTALPPTPVSYDLLHGFPGKLFQGVQDMPGLPATDPQGVTAGGPPTDGAVTSGESN from the exons ATGAGATCCTACGACGGCGAGAGCAGCTCGACGGAGGACGACGACAGAAGAGAGGGACTCCCCGAGGCGCATCTTCAGCAAGGATCCTGGCAGCGCTCGGCATCGCATCCCACATGGGCCTGGGAGCATCGCGCCACT CATCCTCTGCCACCGCAATCTGCGGCGTCGTTGGAGTCCATGTACTCGGTGCCAGGAGCGTCTCACCCTAGCGTTTCCGCTCCTCCAGCTGGCTACTCATCGGAGCTCCCTCAGAGTGCACCTGGTAGGAGGACTCCTCTGGGTGCCGTCGGTCTCGGTGGATTCTATTTTCAGCAGCAACCGCAACCGCACGCCTCTTCGAGTGCTTTGTCCGATGAGAACAGACCGGGCCACGAAAG ACCTAGTGCGTCCAGACTGAACTGCCCGCCAAAGTCGAAGAGCACGCGCCAAGGTAAAAGCATGCGACTGAACATAAACGCGAGAGAGCGCAGAAGGATGCACGACCTGAACGATGCCCTCGACGAGCTTCGATCTGTCATTCCCTACGCCCACAGTCCGTCCGTGAGAAAGCTGTCCAAGATAGCCACTCTTCTGCTGGCGAAGAACTATATTCTCATGCAAG GAAACGCTCTGGAGGAACTGAGACGAGTGATAGCGGTGCTTCAGTCGCCCCACGCTCACACCACCGCTCTGCCACCCACGCCTGTTTCCTACGATCTCCTACACGGATTTCCAGGCAAGTTGTTCCAAGGCGTCCAGGACATGCCTGGGCTTCCTGCCACCGATCCTCAGGGTGTCACCGCTGGAGGACCCCCGACTGACGGCGCTGTGACAAGTGGGGAGTCGAATTAA